The following proteins are co-located in the Paludibaculum fermentans genome:
- a CDS encoding class I SAM-dependent methyltransferase yields the protein MPNEPASVHDEFTQMYAGNPPWEIGRPQSPFIEAAGQIISPVLDAGCGTGNVSLYFAALGHQVTGIDFVEEAILRARAKAAARGLPVQFEIKDAMTLGEWDQRFASVIDSGLFHIYHGREREQYAQGLAHILNPGGRLFLFGFSDQEPPRPGRPVGLSRRELSDAFSDGWTIESLNLVRGELNPAFLAESPQSAGDGGPLMWFAVIRRAAPGVEL from the coding sequence ATGCCGAACGAACCAGCTTCCGTCCACGACGAATTCACGCAAATGTACGCCGGCAACCCGCCGTGGGAAATCGGCCGGCCACAGTCGCCCTTTATCGAGGCCGCCGGCCAGATCATCAGCCCCGTCCTCGACGCCGGCTGCGGCACAGGCAATGTGTCCCTTTACTTCGCGGCCCTGGGACACCAGGTGACGGGCATCGACTTTGTGGAGGAGGCGATCCTCCGGGCCCGAGCCAAAGCCGCCGCGCGCGGCCTGCCTGTCCAGTTCGAGATCAAAGACGCCATGACCCTGGGTGAATGGGACCAACGCTTCGCCAGCGTGATCGACAGCGGTCTGTTCCACATCTATCACGGGCGGGAAAGAGAACAGTACGCCCAAGGCCTGGCCCACATCCTGAATCCCGGCGGCCGTCTCTTTCTGTTCGGCTTCAGCGACCAGGAGCCGCCGCGTCCCGGCAGACCCGTGGGCCTGTCGCGGCGGGAGCTCAGCGACGCCTTCTCCGACGGTTGGACCATCGAATCCCTCAACCTGGTGCGAGGGGAGTTGAACCCCGCTTTCCTGGCCGAGTCCCCGCAGAGTGCAGGGGACGGTGGTCCGCTGATGTGGTTCGCGGTGATTCGGCGCGCAGCGCCGGGGGTCGAACTTTGA